One genomic segment of Falco cherrug isolate bFalChe1 chromosome 13, bFalChe1.pri, whole genome shotgun sequence includes these proteins:
- the LOC129737281 gene encoding heat shock factor protein 5-like, with protein MLCHVALRRRPLSRARSRGAGQPWRGAGSRSACSPLCPACSRFPRPGAHPRRGSRTSRLPPGRLWAGSGAAPSGSFRPRASAARSLTEATADAGGSGAEGPAGLWRLVNSPRCRSVRWGASGQGLVINQPLCECELLGAGPAVAAQPGGRGAAAAAGFFKTKNFSSFIRQLSLYGFRKVGMLPGSSVVGPGPGPGPEGGQGNGGNCTGPLHRFRSPHFRRDRPDLLVHLKRLTKGNKAKMAAGWM; from the exons ATGTTGTGTCACGTGGCCCTGCGGCGCCGCCCCCTTTCCCGCGCGCGGTCCCGGGGCGCCGGGCAGCCATGGCGGGGTGCGGGGTCGCGGAGCGCGTGTTCCCCGCTCTGCCCCGCCTGCAGCCGCTTTCCACGGCCCGGCGCCCACCCGCGCCGTGGTTCAAGGACGTCCAGGCTGCCCCCGGGACggctgtgggctggcagcggggccgccccgAGCGGCAGCTTTCGGCCCCGGGCCTCAGCCGCCCGGTCGCTCACGGAAGCTACGGCagatgctggtggcagcggagctgaggggccggcggg GCTGTGGCGGCTGGTCAACAGCCCGCGCTGCCGCTCCGTTCGCTGGGGTGCCTCCGGCCAGGGGCTGGTCATCAACCAGCCGCTCTGTGAGTGCGAGCTGCtgggcgccgggccggccgtCGCCGCGCAGCcgggtggccgtggggcagcggcagccgccgGTTTCTTCAAGACCAagaacttcagcagcttcatcCGGCAGCTCAGTCTCTATGGCTTCCGCAAGGTGGGGATGTTGCCGGGGAGCAGTGTGGTGGGGCCCGGGCCTGGGCCGGGCCCAGAGGGTGGACAAGGCAACGGTGGCAACTGCACCGGGCCCCTGCATCGCTTCCGCAGCCCCCACTTTCGCCGCGACCGCCCCGACCTCCTCGTCCACCTGAAGCGCCTGACGAAGGGCAACAAGGCGAAGATGGCAGCGGGCTGGATGTGA